Proteins found in one Corynebacterium freneyi genomic segment:
- a CDS encoding helix-turn-helix transcriptional regulator, which yields MTLEVGDVDRIRRIGVPAQTLARRVCHHPMLVWVRTGQADVRANGNRVRVHAGAAALVARGQSLGIEVSRGSVVIPVELRTAGESPVAAAPLQVLNVPEAMTDRLIYEFAMNLGYLQLAAGHHGFSDALLGAVERAVPPGESVRRRDGQPELPEPRSSPDRLTLPLPHSPQARAVAEAVMADLAGCPPLHELARARGISERTLHRRFLDETGMSPSAWRAEARLQTASEFLRLGKEVGWTAHRVGYSGPGALSKAFRLRFGMPPSAFRPERSGREQPVVTREKVVNRAENCLSSVGVPAIPLGHTGVRINGAHVVLWMFRGTATVRIAGKTLGLKRGDVAVLPAGSPVEVAVDAGALALPLGYIPAGIVGQPPRVAFSVPTDAEWEEILLHRVVSSYTQLKPKGGWAVSVLDIVGGITRWEGAPRGAKRRVQSDVLAGRQRDPDTSLSAEWLVDIADARWATASLAEVARLTGVSASATSEWFQQATGVRYSEWAMIRRMTLAKAKIAKGMPLRRIAIDLGYSQTSAFSRAFSSFHGIGPAAYRGSVVRVE from the coding sequence GTGACGCTCGAGGTCGGGGACGTGGATCGCATTCGAAGAATCGGTGTGCCCGCTCAAACGCTGGCCAGACGGGTTTGCCACCATCCGATGTTGGTGTGGGTGCGCACCGGGCAGGCCGATGTCCGCGCAAATGGGAACCGCGTTCGCGTCCACGCCGGGGCAGCCGCACTTGTCGCCCGCGGACAATCCCTTGGTATTGAGGTTTCGCGGGGCTCGGTGGTCATCCCAGTTGAACTGCGCACCGCCGGCGAGTCCCCCGTTGCGGCGGCACCACTGCAAGTCCTGAATGTGCCGGAAGCGATGACGGACAGGCTCATCTACGAGTTCGCGATGAACCTCGGGTATCTGCAGTTGGCCGCCGGGCACCATGGTTTCAGCGACGCGCTGTTGGGGGCGGTCGAACGCGCGGTGCCCCCTGGCGAATCTGTCCGTCGACGAGACGGGCAGCCGGAGCTTCCGGAACCGAGGAGTTCCCCCGACCGTCTGACGCTTCCTCTGCCGCATAGTCCACAGGCCCGTGCCGTCGCCGAAGCGGTGATGGCGGATTTGGCCGGTTGTCCCCCGTTGCATGAACTTGCGAGGGCGAGGGGCATAAGCGAGCGCACCCTCCACCGGCGCTTCTTGGACGAAACGGGGATGTCTCCGTCTGCGTGGAGAGCGGAAGCCCGGTTGCAGACTGCTTCTGAATTCTTGCGCCTGGGCAAGGAGGTCGGGTGGACAGCTCATCGTGTCGGGTATTCCGGGCCTGGGGCGCTATCGAAGGCATTCCGCTTGAGGTTCGGCATGCCGCCCAGCGCGTTCCGTCCGGAACGGTCCGGTCGCGAGCAACCCGTCGTTACACGTGAGAAAGTGGTGAATCGCGCTGAGAATTGTCTGTCGAGTGTGGGGGTGCCCGCCATTCCGCTTGGACACACCGGCGTGCGGATCAATGGTGCTCACGTTGTGTTGTGGATGTTCCGGGGTACAGCAACGGTGCGGATCGCGGGAAAAACGCTTGGCTTGAAAAGGGGTGACGTCGCCGTGTTGCCTGCCGGATCGCCGGTGGAGGTGGCCGTCGATGCCGGTGCCCTGGCTTTGCCGCTGGGGTATATCCCGGCTGGGATCGTCGGGCAGCCGCCGCGAGTGGCCTTTTCGGTGCCTACGGATGCGGAGTGGGAGGAGATTCTGCTGCATCGGGTCGTTTCCTCGTATACGCAGCTCAAGCCGAAAGGTGGGTGGGCGGTCAGCGTCCTTGACATCGTCGGGGGCATAACTCGGTGGGAGGGCGCCCCGCGCGGTGCGAAACGGCGTGTGCAATCGGATGTCCTGGCTGGACGCCAACGAGATCCGGACACATCGCTGTCAGCCGAATGGCTGGTGGACATCGCCGACGCGCGCTGGGCCACGGCGTCCCTGGCGGAGGTCGCCCGCCTTACGGGCGTTTCCGCCTCCGCCACGAGTGAGTGGTTCCAGCAGGCTACGGGCGTTCGGTATTCCGAATGGGCAATGATCCGGCGAATGACGTTGGCCAAGGCGAAAATAGCTAAGGGTATGCCATTACGGCGCATTGCGATCGACCTGGGATACTCGCAGACTTCGGCTTTCTCGCGTGCGTTTTCCAGCTTTCACGGGATCGGGCCTGCCGCCTACCGTGGCTCCGTCGTGCGCGTGGAATGA
- a CDS encoding lytic transglycosylase domain-containing protein: MTMFVGPVEAPFSKQPIPDNVPPAAAEPAPHIDVHAPGRSSDHLAQWAQPIAEATRIPAAAVRAYGNAEVIAAESWPECHLTWNTLAGLGQVETRHGTYTGNWMKPAEIEDDGVVRPPIIGVPLDGSPGFAEIQDTDGGALDGDPEFDRAVGPMQFIPETWHRYGVDASGDGVADPHHIDDAAASAARLLCSGGRDLATAEGWTSAIRSYNQSDEYVRDVRDAAANYALNQPA, translated from the coding sequence ATGACGATGTTCGTCGGGCCGGTGGAGGCGCCGTTTTCCAAACAGCCGATCCCGGACAACGTCCCGCCGGCGGCGGCGGAGCCCGCACCGCACATCGACGTCCACGCCCCCGGCCGCAGCTCCGATCATCTGGCCCAGTGGGCGCAGCCCATCGCCGAGGCCACCCGCATTCCCGCAGCCGCCGTGCGCGCCTACGGCAACGCCGAAGTCATCGCCGCCGAGTCCTGGCCGGAATGCCACCTGACGTGGAACACCCTGGCCGGTCTGGGGCAGGTGGAGACCCGCCACGGCACCTACACCGGCAACTGGATGAAGCCGGCGGAGATCGAAGACGACGGCGTCGTGCGTCCGCCGATCATCGGAGTGCCCCTGGACGGCTCCCCCGGATTCGCCGAAATCCAGGACACCGACGGCGGCGCCCTCGATGGCGACCCGGAGTTCGACCGCGCCGTCGGCCCGATGCAGTTCATCCCCGAGACGTGGCACCGCTACGGCGTCGACGCCAGCGGCGACGGGGTCGCCGACCCCCACCACATCGACGACGCGGCGGCATCCGCGGCGCGTTTGCTGTGCTCCGGCGGCCGCGACCTGGCCACCGCCGAAGGATGGACGTCGGCGATCCGGTCGTACAACCAGTCCGACGAATACGTCCGAGACGTCCGCGACGCCGCGGCGAACTACGCCCTGAACCAACCCGCCTGA
- the eno gene encoding phosphopyruvate hydratase, translated as MAAPIIGLNALEILDSRGNPTVEVEVALEDGSIGRAMVPSGASTGEHEAYELRDGGDRYLGKGCQKAVENVLEAIQDELLGEFADDQRKIDKLMIDLDGTPNKKKLGANAILGVSMAVADAAAQSAGLELYQYVGGPNGHVLPVPMMNILNGGAHADSGVDVQEFMIAPIGAETFSEALRVGAEVYHSLKKVIKDKGLSTGLGDEGGFAPSVDSTRAALDLINEAIEAAGYKLGEDVALALDVASSEFYEDGVYNFEGGKHTAEEMAKVYGELVEEYAIVSIEDPLDENDWDGWVELTKQIGDKVQLVGDDFFVTNPARLAEGIEKNAANALLVKVNQIGTLSETFEAVAVAHNNGYKSMMSHRSGETEDTTIADLAVGLNCGQIKTGAPARSERVAKYNRLLRIEQQLGDAAVYAGRSAFPRFKK; from the coding sequence ATGGCTGCCCCCATCATCGGACTGAACGCGCTCGAAATCCTGGACTCCCGCGGAAACCCGACCGTCGAGGTCGAGGTCGCACTGGAAGACGGCTCGATCGGCCGCGCCATGGTGCCCTCCGGCGCCTCCACCGGCGAGCACGAGGCCTACGAGCTGCGCGATGGCGGCGACCGTTACCTCGGCAAGGGCTGCCAGAAGGCCGTCGAAAACGTCCTCGAGGCCATCCAGGACGAGCTGCTCGGCGAGTTCGCCGACGACCAGCGCAAGATCGACAAGCTGATGATCGATCTGGACGGCACCCCCAACAAGAAGAAGCTCGGCGCCAACGCCATCCTCGGCGTGTCCATGGCCGTCGCCGACGCCGCCGCCCAGTCCGCCGGCCTGGAGCTGTACCAGTACGTGGGCGGCCCCAACGGCCACGTCCTGCCCGTGCCGATGATGAACATCCTCAACGGCGGCGCCCACGCCGACTCCGGCGTCGACGTCCAGGAGTTCATGATCGCCCCGATCGGCGCCGAGACCTTCTCCGAGGCCCTGCGCGTCGGCGCCGAGGTCTACCACTCGCTGAAGAAGGTCATCAAGGACAAGGGCCTGTCCACCGGCCTGGGCGACGAGGGCGGCTTCGCCCCCTCCGTCGACTCCACCCGCGCCGCCCTGGACCTGATCAACGAGGCCATCGAGGCCGCCGGCTACAAGCTGGGCGAGGACGTCGCCCTGGCGCTCGATGTGGCGTCGTCGGAGTTCTACGAGGACGGCGTCTACAACTTCGAGGGCGGCAAGCACACCGCCGAGGAGATGGCCAAGGTCTACGGCGAGCTCGTCGAGGAGTACGCCATCGTCTCCATCGAGGACCCGCTGGACGAGAACGACTGGGACGGCTGGGTCGAGCTGACCAAGCAGATCGGCGACAAGGTCCAGCTGGTCGGCGACGACTTCTTCGTCACCAACCCGGCCCGCCTGGCCGAGGGCATCGAGAAGAACGCCGCCAACGCCCTGCTGGTCAAGGTCAACCAGATCGGCACCCTGTCGGAGACCTTCGAGGCCGTCGCCGTCGCGCACAACAACGGCTACAAGTCGATGATGTCGCACCGCTCCGGCGAGACCGAGGACACCACCATCGCCGACCTGGCCGTCGGCCTGAACTGCGGCCAGATCAAGACCGGTGCCCCGGCCCGCTCCGAGCGCGTGGCCAAGTACAACCGCCTGCTGCGCATCGAGCAGCAGCTCGGCGACGCCGCGGTCTACGCCGGCCGCTCCGCGTTCCCGCGCTTCAAGAAGTAG
- a CDS encoding FtsB family cell division protein, whose product MGTTARGRRGRGTTAAPASNRRAGGGLGSLTTGQTLTMAALLVFLVLTLAMPLRTFAEQRAELAETRENIARMEERTRELQAEKERFSDPAYIKEQARIRLGLVEEGETPFRIIDPALGAVSGEDPVGEEAAPAKPWYEQLWDSVSLPPEEEKPANPARDEATRPDRLPTVPEPEPEPGPEAEPHVE is encoded by the coding sequence ATGGGTACAACAGCGCGAGGCCGCCGAGGGCGGGGGACGACCGCCGCGCCCGCGTCGAATCGGCGGGCGGGCGGCGGCCTGGGGTCGCTGACGACCGGCCAGACGCTGACGATGGCCGCGCTGCTGGTGTTCCTGGTGCTCACGCTGGCCATGCCGCTGCGGACGTTCGCCGAACAACGCGCCGAACTGGCGGAGACCCGGGAGAACATCGCCCGGATGGAGGAGCGTACCCGCGAGCTGCAGGCGGAGAAGGAGCGTTTCTCCGACCCCGCCTACATCAAGGAGCAGGCCCGCATTCGGCTCGGCCTGGTGGAGGAGGGGGAGACCCCGTTCCGCATCATCGACCCCGCCCTCGGCGCGGTTTCGGGGGAGGACCCGGTCGGCGAGGAAGCCGCGCCGGCGAAGCCCTGGTACGAGCAGCTGTGGGATTCGGTGTCGCTGCCGCCGGAGGAGGAGAAGCCCGCCAACCCGGCCCGCGACGAGGCGACCCGCCCGGATCGGTTGCCGACCGTCCCCGAACCGGAGCCGGAACCCGGGCCGGAGGCGGAGCCCCACGTCGAATAA
- a CDS encoding FecCD family ABC transporter permease, which yields MNTAVVRRPTRLVHPRLPRPFVLGAITVAFIAVIGYAQLTLGKIDLSPGETWHAIFGQGEPRAVRSVQSRRLPRLITGLCVGAALGVSGAAFQSISRNPLGSPDIIGFTAGAATAATAQILFFGGGVSATAAAALLGGIATAAAIYVLALRGRQVGGPRLILVGIGVAATLAAITDVLIVRADVHDTALVQQWNAGSLSGRGWPHALAALATVAILVPFMAVIARRLSLMEMGDDTAVGLGVAVERDRLAGIAVGVLLIGAATGLTGPIAFIALAAPHIARFAVRGPGVPVFGSMLVGAVLLAGADVVSQFADMGVRTPVGLVTGFLGGIYLMGLVTRLP from the coding sequence ATGAACACCGCAGTTGTCCGGAGGCCCACCCGACTGGTCCACCCCCGTTTGCCACGACCGTTCGTTCTCGGTGCCATCACCGTCGCATTCATCGCAGTCATCGGTTACGCGCAGTTGACGCTGGGCAAAATCGACCTATCGCCGGGTGAAACGTGGCACGCCATTTTTGGCCAGGGTGAGCCGCGGGCAGTCCGGTCAGTACAATCCCGCAGGCTCCCGCGTCTGATTACGGGATTATGCGTCGGAGCCGCACTGGGCGTGTCCGGGGCGGCGTTCCAGTCAATTTCGCGCAATCCGCTGGGTTCGCCGGACATCATCGGGTTCACCGCTGGCGCGGCGACGGCCGCGACTGCGCAGATCCTCTTCTTTGGTGGAGGAGTCTCTGCCACCGCAGCCGCGGCATTACTAGGCGGCATTGCCACAGCCGCAGCCATCTATGTCCTGGCCCTGCGGGGCAGGCAAGTCGGCGGTCCCCGGCTGATCCTGGTGGGCATCGGGGTCGCCGCTACACTCGCGGCGATCACCGATGTCTTGATCGTCCGCGCGGATGTCCACGACACAGCCCTAGTCCAGCAGTGGAACGCAGGATCTCTCAGCGGACGAGGCTGGCCCCATGCGCTTGCAGCACTGGCCACGGTGGCCATCCTGGTGCCTTTCATGGCTGTTATCGCCCGGCGGCTGTCTCTGATGGAAATGGGGGACGACACCGCCGTTGGGCTGGGCGTCGCAGTCGAACGTGACCGGCTCGCCGGCATCGCGGTCGGCGTATTGCTCATCGGTGCCGCCACGGGGCTCACCGGACCGATCGCCTTTATTGCGCTGGCCGCACCACACATCGCACGCTTCGCTGTTCGCGGGCCCGGAGTTCCGGTATTCGGATCCATGCTCGTTGGTGCCGTGCTGCTGGCCGGCGCCGATGTCGTTTCCCAATTCGCGGATATGGGCGTGCGCACCCCCGTGGGACTGGTCACCGGGTTCCTGGGCGGCATCTATTTGATGGGGCTGGTAACCCGCTTGCCGTGA
- a CDS encoding DUF501 domain-containing protein, with product MTVDPADLEAVAVQLGRAPRGVLEISYRCPDGAPGVVKTAPRLDDGTPFPTLHYLTDPRLTAEASRLEVAGVMRDMSARLLEDEELAADYRAAHEHYLRERNAIEDLGTDFSGGGMPDRVKCLHVLIAYALAEGPDHFRLGTEAVALAAEGTGLRGTAIPADWPTCADLGIERSDG from the coding sequence GTGACCGTAGACCCCGCAGACCTGGAGGCCGTGGCCGTTCAGCTCGGCCGCGCCCCGCGAGGCGTTCTGGAGATCTCCTACCGCTGCCCGGACGGCGCGCCCGGCGTCGTCAAGACGGCCCCGCGCCTGGACGACGGCACCCCGTTTCCGACGCTGCACTACCTGACGGATCCGAGGCTGACGGCCGAGGCGTCGCGCCTCGAGGTCGCCGGCGTCATGCGGGACATGTCGGCGCGTTTGCTGGAGGACGAGGAGCTGGCCGCGGATTACCGCGCCGCCCACGAGCACTACCTGCGCGAGCGCAACGCCATCGAGGATTTGGGCACCGATTTTTCGGGCGGCGGCATGCCGGATCGGGTGAAGTGCCTGCACGTGCTCATCGCCTATGCGCTGGCCGAGGGGCCGGACCATTTCCGCTTGGGCACTGAGGCGGTGGCGTTGGCCGCCGAGGGCACGGGCCTGCGCGGCACGGCGATTCCGGCGGACTGGCCGACGTGCGCCGACCTCGGCATCGAGAGGAGCGACGGATGA
- a CDS encoding Ppx/GppA phosphatase family protein translates to MTRFGAVDCGTNSIRLLITDVRRGDDGVLELTELHRVMEIVRLGEGVDATGRLADAALQRVREALTGFAELMRVERVEAVRMVATSASRDASNRDDFFSMTREILADWGVEAQVISGDEEAALSFRGAVDDFHPEEGPFCVIDVGGGSTEVVVGDYDGTVHAAASVPMGSVRLTERFLVDSPPTPEQLKRAHDYVAGQVERVLAEVPVAGARTIVGCAGTYTTLSALAQGLETYDPSAIHLSTLRFSALRSLNQSVLATDRRTLAENPVMHPGRADVFAGGVMVIDGLMDMFEAVNGAAKEKGSRGDAVPLEFHVSEKDILDGIVAGLVDERLARAQG, encoded by the coding sequence ATGACCCGCTTCGGGGCCGTGGATTGCGGCACGAATTCGATTCGCCTGCTCATCACCGACGTCCGCCGCGGCGACGATGGCGTGCTGGAGCTCACCGAGCTGCATCGCGTGATGGAGATCGTGCGTTTGGGCGAGGGCGTTGACGCGACGGGTCGTCTGGCCGACGCCGCCTTGCAGCGCGTTCGCGAGGCACTGACCGGTTTCGCGGAGCTCATGCGCGTCGAGCGCGTGGAGGCGGTGCGGATGGTGGCGACGTCGGCGTCGCGCGATGCGTCGAACCGCGACGATTTTTTCTCCATGACCCGCGAGATCCTCGCCGATTGGGGCGTGGAGGCGCAGGTCATTTCCGGTGACGAGGAGGCTGCGCTGTCGTTTCGCGGTGCGGTCGACGATTTCCACCCGGAGGAGGGGCCGTTTTGCGTCATCGACGTCGGCGGCGGTTCGACGGAGGTCGTCGTCGGCGATTACGACGGCACGGTGCATGCCGCGGCGTCGGTGCCGATGGGCAGCGTGCGTCTGACGGAGCGTTTCCTCGTCGATTCGCCGCCGACGCCGGAGCAGCTGAAGCGGGCGCATGATTACGTCGCCGGTCAGGTCGAGCGGGTGCTGGCGGAGGTGCCGGTGGCGGGGGCGCGCACGATCGTGGGTTGCGCGGGCACGTACACGACGTTGTCGGCGTTGGCGCAGGGTCTGGAGACGTACGATCCGTCGGCGATTCACCTGTCGACGTTGCGTTTCAGTGCGTTGCGGTCGTTGAATCAGTCGGTGTTGGCCACGGATCGTCGGACGTTGGCGGAGAATCCGGTCATGCATCCGGGTCGCGCCGATGTTTTCGCCGGCGGGGTGATGGTCATCGACGGTTTGATGGACATGTTCGAGGCGGTCAATGGCGCGGCGAAGGAGAAGGGTTCCCGCGGGGATGCGGTGCCCTTGGAGTTCCACGTCAGCGAGAAGGATATTCTCGACGGCATCGTCGCCGGTTTGGTCGACGAGCGCCTGGCCCGCGCGCAAGGTTAG
- a CDS encoding ABC transporter ATP-binding protein: MTLGYAAAPIFSDLSLSIPPDGFTVIIGPNGSGKSTLLRALARMLRPAHGTVILDGTDILSMPTKAVARRLGLLPQSPSAPPMITVWDLVRRGRFPHQGIMGGTSRADREAVAAALDEVGLADLAHRPVDELSGGQRQRAWIAMLLAQQTPIILLDEPTTYLDIAHQLGVLDLCSRLHDSGRTMVAVLHDLNLAARYATHVIVVADGRIASSGPPEEVITKPMLQEVFGLQAAVTPDPWNGRPLVIPRDSRSYVPVAAAATRITTTDV; encoded by the coding sequence ATGACGCTAGGCTACGCGGCTGCGCCCATCTTCTCCGACTTGTCCCTGAGCATTCCGCCCGATGGGTTCACCGTCATCATCGGACCCAATGGCAGCGGAAAGTCCACCCTGTTGCGCGCGCTGGCACGCATGTTGCGCCCAGCACATGGCACCGTGATCCTCGACGGCACCGACATCCTGTCAATGCCGACGAAGGCCGTCGCCCGTCGCCTCGGACTCCTGCCCCAATCCCCCTCTGCTCCACCGATGATCACCGTATGGGACCTTGTGCGCCGCGGACGTTTTCCACATCAAGGCATAATGGGCGGAACGTCGCGCGCCGACCGCGAGGCCGTCGCAGCGGCACTGGACGAGGTCGGGCTGGCAGACCTGGCGCACCGCCCCGTCGACGAACTCTCGGGTGGGCAGCGCCAGCGCGCATGGATCGCCATGTTACTCGCGCAACAAACGCCGATCATCCTGTTGGACGAACCGACCACGTATCTCGACATTGCCCACCAGCTGGGCGTACTCGACTTATGTTCCCGACTCCATGACTCCGGGCGGACGATGGTCGCGGTTCTGCATGACCTGAATCTGGCCGCTCGATATGCGACGCACGTCATCGTGGTTGCCGATGGTCGAATCGCATCTTCGGGTCCCCCTGAAGAAGTGATCACCAAACCGATGTTGCAAGAAGTCTTCGGTCTTCAGGCCGCAGTCACGCCCGACCCGTGGAATGGCCGCCCTTTGGTAATTCCCCGGGACTCCCGTTCGTACGTCCCCGTCGCCGCAGCGGCCACGCGCATAACCACCACCGACGTTTGA
- a CDS encoding siderophore-interacting protein, with protein MTSHDRPTPVRLDNAADHDRDIKEYRATITSVTRPSPSILRIAAHLPGSQAVPEWSLPNVAIRFYLDERYDRHTRVYTVREYDADSEEAIIDVVQHGTESPMMRWSRDVAAGDVLVLTGPRPHAVVPRPKSRRVVLFADDTAIPALAALLDQWPAGYWGTAWACTSDLAAVAELHRPAGVEIIHLDPAHSPDAAPLASAALGLADPRGLGVWAAGERDEIRTIRRHFRRTVGLPKEDVAVFGYWKRGVSNTDIDRHRKEVYERLAAEGRGMESVDDLSLPI; from the coding sequence ATGACTTCACACGATCGGCCAACCCCCGTTCGTCTCGACAACGCCGCCGACCATGACCGGGACATCAAGGAGTACCGGGCGACGATCACGTCGGTGACCCGCCCATCGCCCTCGATTCTGCGCATCGCTGCCCACCTGCCGGGCAGCCAAGCAGTTCCGGAATGGTCCCTGCCCAACGTCGCGATCCGCTTTTACCTGGACGAACGCTACGACCGGCACACCCGCGTGTACACCGTCCGCGAGTATGACGCCGACTCTGAAGAGGCCATCATCGATGTCGTGCAGCATGGGACCGAAAGTCCGATGATGCGCTGGTCCCGCGACGTGGCCGCCGGTGACGTGCTAGTGCTCACTGGCCCGCGCCCTCATGCGGTGGTGCCGCGGCCCAAGTCTCGGCGGGTGGTGCTTTTCGCGGACGACACGGCGATCCCGGCACTGGCAGCGCTCCTCGACCAGTGGCCGGCGGGCTACTGGGGGACGGCGTGGGCCTGCACGTCCGATCTTGCGGCGGTCGCGGAGCTCCATCGGCCAGCGGGCGTCGAGATCATCCATCTCGATCCTGCCCACTCGCCCGATGCGGCGCCGTTGGCGTCGGCGGCTCTCGGTCTCGCCGATCCTCGCGGGCTGGGGGTGTGGGCAGCTGGAGAGCGCGACGAAATACGAACCATCCGCCGGCATTTCCGCCGCACTGTGGGTCTGCCGAAAGAGGATGTCGCGGTGTTCGGCTACTGGAAGCGCGGGGTTTCCAACACGGATATCGACCGACATCGCAAAGAGGTCTACGAACGGCTCGCCGCAGAAGGCCGCGGCATGGAGTCCGTCGACGACCTATCGTTGCCGATCTGA
- a CDS encoding FecCD family ABC transporter permease, whose translation MSQRSCPQAMRSAAPVTDMRARNKLMVGIAAVVFTVAAVMSLWFGSNGIAPGTVVGALFAFDPADSEHLIIVESRVPRLVLGIAVGLALGMAGGVMQSLTRNPLADPGVFGINSGAAAAVVAAITWFGATSVSQYIWFAFGGATIAAAVVFTVGAAHRESASSGRLVLAGAAFSMSAGSLTAMLLLGNDHTFQQFRFWTVGSLQGRDMEVVFTITPFIVAGALLALALAGPLNALSLDDDSARSVGASLPLIRCAAGLSVILLAGAATAAAGPIAFIGLAAPHIVRAVLGPDNRRVLPGIAIAAPILLVVTDAIGKIAAAPQDLQTGIATALFGGPLLIALVRSSAVIRS comes from the coding sequence ATGAGCCAGCGCAGCTGCCCGCAAGCGATGCGATCCGCCGCCCCAGTGACGGACATGCGGGCCCGGAACAAGCTCATGGTGGGCATCGCCGCAGTTGTTTTCACCGTCGCCGCAGTCATGAGCCTGTGGTTCGGGTCCAACGGCATCGCACCCGGCACGGTGGTCGGCGCACTATTCGCCTTTGACCCAGCTGATTCGGAGCATTTGATCATCGTAGAGTCCAGAGTGCCGCGCCTCGTACTTGGCATTGCGGTTGGCCTCGCGCTCGGGATGGCCGGAGGGGTGATGCAGTCACTCACCCGCAATCCCCTGGCTGACCCTGGTGTCTTCGGAATCAACTCGGGCGCCGCCGCCGCCGTCGTCGCCGCGATCACCTGGTTCGGCGCAACCTCGGTATCCCAGTACATCTGGTTTGCTTTCGGTGGCGCGACCATTGCCGCAGCCGTGGTGTTCACCGTCGGTGCCGCGCACCGCGAATCCGCATCGTCGGGCCGCCTCGTTTTGGCGGGAGCGGCATTCTCCATGTCCGCCGGGTCGCTTACGGCGATGTTGCTCCTCGGCAACGACCACACATTCCAGCAATTCCGATTCTGGACGGTCGGTTCATTGCAGGGACGGGACATGGAGGTGGTGTTCACCATCACCCCCTTCATCGTGGCGGGCGCCCTATTGGCGCTGGCGCTGGCGGGCCCTCTCAACGCGCTGTCCTTGGACGACGATTCCGCCCGCAGCGTGGGCGCGAGCCTTCCGCTGATCCGCTGTGCGGCGGGCTTGTCCGTGATACTTCTTGCGGGCGCTGCAACGGCGGCCGCCGGGCCGATCGCCTTCATCGGGCTGGCGGCACCGCACATCGTTCGCGCGGTCCTGGGACCGGACAATCGACGAGTGCTGCCCGGCATCGCCATCGCAGCTCCAATCCTGCTCGTCGTCACCGATGCGATCGGAAAGATCGCCGCAGCCCCACAAGATCTGCAGACGGGCATCGCCACCGCGCTTTTCGGCGGGCCTCTGTTAATCGCACTTGTGCGCTCGTCGGCGGTGATCCGGTCATGA
- the fepB gene encoding Fe2+-enterobactin ABC transporter substrate-binding protein: MSIPLIRLAVAATTAAALLLSGCTTESDSTETPNSAAADAATGEWPRTFDHEAGSVTLESQPMRIVSTSPSITGSLLAIDAPVIATGTPPKTMLTDDNGFFVQWADVAVERGVEVAYSNFDVDLDAIDALEPDLIIGSSSGGDATIDEFDQLSDIAPTVMLNYGQPSWQDLTTMLGELTGREEEATAVIDEFASWVGEQSGRVAPPAKPVTVMSYLGAEGAWVLDQDSAQAQLLQELGFTYADLPERLGDGGPNGVTVVTQENIPDVLADSGAVFLLPSGGPVAVKDFTGNPLFAGIPAVKEEQVYSLGDHSFRLDYYSAKLTVSHIVDLFAR, encoded by the coding sequence ATGTCTATTCCCCTCATCAGGCTTGCCGTCGCCGCAACGACGGCCGCTGCGCTTCTGCTCAGCGGTTGCACCACTGAGTCCGACAGCACCGAAACCCCAAACAGTGCAGCAGCGGACGCAGCCACCGGCGAATGGCCACGCACCTTCGACCACGAAGCGGGTTCCGTCACCCTCGAGTCTCAACCCATGCGGATCGTCTCCACTTCCCCCTCGATTACGGGGTCACTGTTGGCCATCGATGCGCCAGTGATCGCAACCGGCACCCCGCCGAAGACGATGCTCACCGACGACAACGGCTTCTTCGTCCAATGGGCGGACGTTGCCGTCGAACGAGGCGTGGAAGTCGCGTACTCAAATTTCGATGTCGACCTCGACGCCATCGATGCCCTGGAACCGGACCTGATCATCGGCTCCTCCAGCGGCGGCGACGCCACCATCGATGAGTTCGACCAACTGTCGGACATCGCGCCCACGGTCATGCTCAACTACGGTCAGCCGTCCTGGCAGGATCTGACCACCATGCTCGGCGAGCTCACTGGCCGCGAAGAGGAAGCCACCGCCGTCATCGACGAGTTCGCTTCCTGGGTCGGGGAACAATCAGGACGTGTGGCCCCGCCAGCCAAGCCCGTGACCGTCATGTCCTACCTCGGTGCGGAAGGAGCGTGGGTCTTGGACCAAGACAGCGCTCAGGCCCAACTCCTCCAGGAACTCGGCTTTACCTACGCGGACCTCCCGGAACGACTTGGCGATGGTGGACCAAACGGGGTCACTGTGGTGACCCAGGAGAACATCCCGGACGTGTTGGCCGACAGCGGCGCGGTGTTCCTGCTGCCCAGCGGTGGGCCGGTGGCGGTCAAGGATTTCACCGGCAATCCGCTGTTCGCCGGCATCCCGGCGGTGAAGGAAGAACAGGTTTACTCACTGGGCGATCATTCGTTCCGCCTGGACTACTACAGCGCCAAACTCACCGTCTCTCACATCGTGGACTTGTTCGCCCGATGA